The following are encoded together in the Thalassomonas haliotis genome:
- a CDS encoding outer membrane protein assembly factor BamE, with protein sequence MLFRILAVVFILSLSGCSSWVFRYDIPQGNYLEQKNIDKLQIGMTKEQVKFILGSPVVIDAFNDDTWHYVYQFKSGRSAEFNSRKDFTIKFEHDKVISAAGDFELSENFNTPMGQ encoded by the coding sequence ATGTTGTTTCGAATTTTAGCTGTCGTTTTTATACTTTCACTTTCCGGCTGTTCAAGTTGGGTATTCCGCTACGATATCCCACAAGGCAATTACCTTGAACAAAAGAACATAGATAAATTACAAATAGGTATGACCAAAGAACAGGTAAAATTCATCTTAGGTAGCCCGGTAGTGATTGACGCCTTCAACGACGATACCTGGCATTATGTTTACCAGTTCAAATCGGGGCGCAGTGCAGAATTTAACAGCCGCAAAGATTTCACCATAAAATTTGAGCACGACAAAGTGATCTCTGCCGCCGGTGATTTTGAGTTATCGGAAAACTTTAATACCCCGATGGGACAATAA
- the grpE gene encoding nucleotide exchange factor GrpE yields the protein MTTESTDNQKTAEEIAAEEIIQQAEEQLEETLGAAAATISPELEKINELELSLAAAQATVADQKDSVVRAKAEVDNIRRRAAQDVEKARKFALEKFSAELLPVIDNMERAIASINAEDEAQKAIAEGVELTLQSLLSAINKFGVTAVDPQDQPFNPELHQAMSMQEVEGVAPNTVIAVMQKGYELNGRLIRPAMVMVSKAAPSVDTSA from the coding sequence ATGACAACTGAGTCTACCGATAACCAAAAAACTGCAGAAGAGATCGCTGCAGAAGAAATTATTCAACAAGCCGAAGAGCAATTAGAAGAAACCTTAGGCGCTGCCGCCGCGACCATCAGCCCTGAGCTGGAAAAGATCAACGAGCTTGAATTGTCTTTAGCTGCCGCCCAGGCGACAGTTGCCGACCAAAAAGATTCTGTTGTGCGCGCCAAAGCCGAAGTGGATAATATCCGCCGCCGTGCCGCCCAGGATGTAGAAAAAGCGCGTAAGTTTGCTTTAGAGAAATTCTCTGCAGAATTATTACCGGTTATCGACAACATGGAGCGTGCCATTGCCAGCATCAATGCTGAAGACGAAGCACAAAAAGCCATTGCCGAAGGTGTTGAGCTGACCCTGCAAAGCCTGTTATCTGCTATCAACAAGTTCGGTGTTACTGCTGTTGACCCGCAAGACCAGCCGTTTAACCCTGAGTTGCACCAGGCCATGTCAATGCAGGAAGTTGAAGGTGTTGCCCCTAATACCGTTATTGCCGTGATGCAAAAGGGTTATGAGCTTAACGGCCGTTTAATTCGCCCTGCCATGGTAATGGTGTCTAAAGCTGCGCCGAGTGTTGATACCTCAGCTTAA
- a CDS encoding MarC family protein — protein MYELFISTFVTFFVVIDPLGIAPVFAVMTDGASSAFKRKMIIKSVITGTIILLLFAFVGNGLLKALGISMMAFKTAGGILLFMIALEMVFEMRTERREKKSEAFTHEHEQQAGAGQQAGTAQTAKAPEQVTYPDEEFDDISTFPMAIPFIAGPGSIATIMLLMSHYPGQIEFQSVVIGAMLVALISTVVILFAASKIIGMLGQTVANAITRILGVLLAAMATQYIFDGIQGTFFPAGPLG, from the coding sequence ATGTATGAGCTTTTTATCAGTACCTTTGTGACATTTTTTGTGGTGATCGACCCCTTAGGCATAGCCCCGGTATTTGCGGTGATGACCGACGGCGCCAGCAGTGCCTTTAAACGCAAAATGATCATCAAATCTGTGATCACCGGCACCATCATTTTGTTGTTGTTTGCCTTTGTCGGTAACGGCCTGTTAAAGGCGTTAGGCATTTCCATGATGGCGTTTAAAACCGCCGGCGGCATTTTGCTGTTTATGATCGCCCTGGAAATGGTCTTTGAAATGCGTACCGAACGCCGGGAAAAGAAAAGTGAAGCTTTCACCCATGAACATGAGCAGCAAGCCGGGGCAGGGCAGCAAGCCGGGACAGCACAGACGGCAAAGGCACCGGAGCAAGTAACTTATCCGGATGAGGAATTTGACGATATTTCCACTTTCCCGATGGCAATCCCTTTTATTGCCGGGCCGGGCAGTATTGCCACTATTATGCTGTTGATGAGTCATTACCCGGGGCAGATTGAATTTCAGTCTGTAGTGATCGGCGCCATGCTGGTGGCTTTGATATCCACTGTGGTGATTTTATTTGCCGCCAGTAAGATTATCGGCATGCTTGGGCAAACGGTGGCGAATGCCATTACCCGGATATTAGGGGTCTTGCTGGCGGCGATGGCCACCCAGTATATTTTTGACGGTATTCAGGGCACGTTTTTCCCAGCAGGGCCGTTAGGTTAA
- the nadK gene encoding NAD(+) kinase, whose protein sequence is MTQLYKTIGLIGKPHHDGTSATIEILYKYLTEHNYHVLVESTVAPFIRIDNLAKHSLMQIGEQAELAIVVGGDGYMLGAARVLAGYKIGVIGVNRGNLGFLTDLSPDNLIPPLEAILRGESRSEQRFVIEAEVYRHGKLKSSNSAVNEAVVHAGKVANMIEFEVYIDGSFMFSQRSDGLIISTPTGSTAYSMSAGGPILTPGLNALSLVPMFPHTLTSRPIVVDGSSEIKLILANENYENLQVSCDGHVILAVMPGDEVIIKKSEYTLRLIHPLDHDYFNVLRSKLSWGNELY, encoded by the coding sequence ATGACCCAGCTATATAAAACCATAGGGTTAATCGGTAAACCACATCATGACGGTACCAGTGCTACCATAGAGATCTTATATAAGTATTTAACCGAACATAATTATCATGTCCTGGTTGAAAGCACGGTAGCTCCCTTTATCCGCATTGATAACCTTGCCAAACACAGCCTGATGCAGATAGGCGAGCAGGCAGAGCTGGCGATAGTAGTAGGCGGTGACGGTTACATGCTCGGCGCTGCCCGGGTACTGGCGGGTTATAAAATCGGCGTTATCGGCGTTAACCGCGGCAACCTCGGCTTTTTAACGGATTTATCCCCGGATAACCTTATTCCCCCGCTTGAAGCAATATTACGCGGCGAGTCCCGCAGCGAACAACGTTTTGTGATCGAAGCAGAGGTTTATCGCCACGGCAAATTAAAAAGCTCCAACAGCGCGGTTAACGAAGCGGTAGTACACGCAGGTAAAGTCGCCAACATGATAGAATTTGAAGTTTATATCGACGGCAGCTTTATGTTCAGCCAACGCTCCGACGGCTTGATTATCTCGACCCCGACAGGCTCTACCGCCTATTCGATGTCCGCCGGCGGCCCTATTTTAACCCCGGGATTAAATGCGCTGTCGTTAGTGCCTATGTTCCCCCATACCCTCACCAGCCGCCCGATTGTGGTTGACGGCAGCAGTGAAATAAAACTGATCCTGGCAAACGAGAATTATGAGAATTTACAGGTCAGCTGCGACGGCCATGTCATTCTGGCGGTAATGCCGGGTGATGAAGTCATCATCAAGAAAAGTGAGTATACACTGCGCCTGATACACCCGCTGGATCATGACTATTTTAATGTATTAAGGAGCAAACTCAGCTGGGGCAACGAGCTTTACTAA
- a CDS encoding formylglycine-generating enzyme family protein, protein MKPLSPKLFAPLLLLSCTAVNADSTPIEPVLVPLVNPADKIDIQMGKYEVTVAEFTRFIKATGYQVPKKCMLFSSTKWPSPEKPGNWDDAELISEPYRPVVCVGTQGAMAYAEWLAETTGKPYRLAELNEWRYGASEGKKSRFAFGEDYNQKQICDYENVEDYANVAGLKHDHQVRYDSSANCNDGAIYHTVVGMYRANKFGLHDMMGNVKELLQTCRKNHEKTPGDCAEYAVAGEAWHWQARGVYNPDWIAADFYGSIEGFRLVLDSKATVAISPATTAFVKGLAQAQQKAQKSHQRLKSLPVSPSGLTADLLQNSQVELNWLPVTGDNISYSIYRSYLDPKGKLSRKREKIAEGVKHSGFIDQLPGKGVASYTVFANSSVGESMASNEATAGVHKTFKLGERIQAEHYQAQRHIWVRDREQEQSIGFSDNNNHHPSGQKPFLPAWLKFNFSHDYSGQATLTMRLRSQENAQFEIWQGHHLVARLTGKKADAFSEISVTASLIASQQPLEIRAANQAWLIVDWFEFSR, encoded by the coding sequence ATGAAACCACTATCCCCAAAACTGTTCGCCCCTTTACTGTTATTAAGTTGTACTGCGGTTAACGCCGATAGCACACCAATAGAGCCGGTATTGGTGCCGCTGGTAAACCCAGCAGACAAGATTGATATTCAAATGGGCAAATATGAAGTCACGGTTGCCGAGTTTACCCGCTTCATCAAAGCAACCGGCTACCAGGTACCGAAAAAATGTATGTTATTTAGCTCAACCAAATGGCCTTCCCCGGAAAAGCCGGGCAACTGGGATGATGCTGAATTAATCAGTGAGCCGTACCGCCCCGTGGTCTGCGTCGGTACACAGGGCGCTATGGCCTATGCTGAGTGGCTCGCCGAAACAACCGGCAAACCCTACCGCTTGGCCGAGCTTAACGAATGGCGCTATGGTGCCTCCGAGGGTAAAAAAAGCCGCTTCGCCTTCGGTGAGGACTACAACCAGAAGCAAATATGCGACTACGAAAATGTCGAAGACTATGCCAATGTCGCCGGCTTAAAACATGATCATCAAGTACGTTATGACAGCAGTGCCAACTGTAACGACGGCGCAATTTACCATACCGTGGTCGGCATGTACCGCGCCAACAAATTCGGCCTGCATGACATGATGGGCAACGTCAAAGAATTGCTGCAAACCTGCCGTAAAAACCATGAAAAAACTCCCGGCGACTGCGCCGAATATGCCGTAGCAGGTGAGGCCTGGCACTGGCAGGCGCGCGGTGTTTATAACCCGGACTGGATAGCGGCTGATTTTTACGGCAGTATCGAAGGGTTCCGCCTGGTGCTGGACAGCAAGGCAACCGTAGCAATATCGCCAGCAACAACAGCTTTTGTTAAGGGACTGGCTCAGGCACAGCAAAAAGCACAAAAGTCCCATCAAAGGCTTAAGTCTTTACCTGTCAGCCCAAGCGGACTGACGGCGGATTTATTACAAAACAGCCAGGTCGAATTGAACTGGTTGCCGGTAACAGGTGATAACATCAGCTATTCGATATACCGCAGCTATCTTGACCCAAAAGGCAAACTCAGCCGGAAACGAGAGAAAATTGCCGAAGGGGTAAAACACAGCGGCTTTATCGACCAGCTCCCCGGCAAAGGGGTTGCCAGTTATACGGTTTTTGCCAACTCAAGCGTTGGCGAAAGCATGGCGAGCAACGAGGCTACGGCCGGTGTTCACAAAACCTTTAAACTTGGCGAGCGCATTCAGGCGGAGCACTATCAAGCGCAGCGCCACATTTGGGTTAGGGACAGGGAGCAGGAACAAAGTATCGGCTTTTCCGACAATAACAATCATCACCCCAGTGGCCAAAAACCCTTTCTGCCGGCCTGGCTAAAATTCAATTTTAGCCATGACTATAGCGGGCAGGCGACTTTAACAATGCGCCTGCGCAGTCAGGAAAATGCACAATTTGAGATCTGGCAGGGCCATCACTTAGTCGCACGGCTCACCGGCAAAAAAGCCGATGCTTTTAGTGAAATCAGCGTAACTGCCTCACTGATTGCCTCACAGCAGCCGCTTGAAATCCGCGCAGCCAATCAAGCCTGGCTGATCGTCGACTGGTTCGAATTCAGTCGTTAA
- a CDS encoding protocatechuate 3,4-dioxygenase, producing MKRRAFIKSGVLGTVASVITTSTQAKMVTPSEVEGPFYPITPRKDQDADLTRVAGKGGLAQGEIIDVFGQVLDTDLKPVEGVTLDLWQANSFGKYHHPHDTNSAPVDEHFQAWAIMQSGSEGRYKFKTVIPGAYPLGRNQQRTPHIHFKIAKNGYVSLLTQMYFPNQVLNEQDGLFKRKSASEQAMMTAKAVGKSNQYQYDIIIEKL from the coding sequence ATGAAACGTCGTGCTTTTATTAAAAGCGGTGTCTTAGGCACTGTCGCCAGCGTGATCACTACCAGTACACAAGCTAAAATGGTTACCCCCAGTGAGGTTGAAGGGCCTTTTTACCCGATCACGCCACGAAAAGACCAAGACGCCGACCTTACCAGGGTGGCGGGGAAAGGGGGGCTTGCCCAAGGCGAGATTATCGACGTCTTTGGCCAGGTATTAGATACAGATTTAAAGCCGGTTGAAGGTGTCACCCTAGATCTGTGGCAAGCGAACAGTTTCGGTAAATATCATCATCCCCATGATACGAATTCCGCTCCGGTCGATGAACATTTTCAGGCCTGGGCGATTATGCAAAGCGGCTCTGAAGGCCGGTATAAATTTAAAACGGTTATTCCCGGTGCTTATCCGTTAGGCCGCAACCAGCAAAGAACGCCTCATATCCATTTTAAAATAGCTAAAAACGGCTATGTGTCTTTGTTGACGCAAATGTATTTTCCCAATCAGGTGTTAAATGAGCAAGACGGCTTATTCAAAAGAAAATCGGCCTCTGAACAAGCGATGATGACAGCGAAAGCCGTTGGAAAAAGTAATCAATATCAATACGATATAATTATAGAAAAGCTGTAG
- a CDS encoding winged helix-turn-helix domain-containing protein: MEVKFADYRFLREQHILYKADQLIPLKSNQARLLDFFLSDPQGIHSKDVIMDNVWQGKVVSEQVVFQTISQLRSVFGDKAILTFSKKGYQWQLSIVPDITQERVAEVEDSAPKNKGHKFFLFSLAVSLCLLAVLLFVYNQANTDSKKVSFHVLHSENSAGPTQVQFNKIASNALKQSSAFLADKMRLDTSVRQAFSAPKLTWQQTKLAADNWLIWGETYASEKGTFLHFGLARDNTRWQGYLFAADAGELTDKLALRLEQLQAMGLFSAANKGLDINSLMSMQQVAAKDPDLLLLLAKHYINVQHLDVALTYLQRLASLDMSYAYSPYRANAQWQMGKIYKMRSQHLQAANSLDSMSAILADSPLWPLNFHNIQTKAWLAYEQTDYDTMLKTLEQGITLGRKQGDALTLFELHIMYSILAQKSGDDHKKYHHLNEAQALLLKHQLDDSNLAVVYYHFALFTEDNTKAIPYLERILTLPRSSQNYWVLDHAFEMLVNHHIEQQDFSAALALFVGHSERPKSLVLKAKVFQAREKLLEAKPLLQKAFELARLEYDIGTGIQAALMLYQVSSGQPKVRAEYLAYLESNAKPDWLKRHSVILASETAP; this comes from the coding sequence ATGGAAGTTAAATTTGCCGACTATCGATTCTTACGTGAACAGCATATTTTATATAAAGCTGATCAGCTGATCCCGCTCAAGTCTAACCAGGCACGGTTATTGGACTTCTTTTTGTCTGATCCCCAAGGCATTCACAGTAAAGACGTTATTATGGACAATGTCTGGCAGGGGAAAGTGGTGTCCGAGCAGGTTGTTTTTCAAACCATCAGCCAGCTAAGATCGGTATTTGGCGATAAAGCCATTTTGACCTTTTCAAAAAAGGGTTACCAATGGCAATTATCCATTGTGCCCGATATTACTCAAGAGAGAGTAGCTGAGGTTGAAGATAGCGCACCAAAGAACAAAGGCCATAAATTCTTTTTATTCTCCCTGGCGGTCAGCCTGTGCCTGTTGGCCGTTTTGTTGTTCGTTTATAATCAGGCAAACACTGACAGCAAGAAGGTTTCTTTTCATGTGCTTCACAGTGAAAACAGTGCCGGGCCAACACAGGTGCAGTTTAACAAGATTGCCAGCAATGCACTTAAGCAAAGCAGCGCTTTTTTAGCTGACAAAATGCGGTTGGACACTTCGGTCAGGCAGGCATTTTCTGCGCCGAAATTAACATGGCAACAAACAAAGCTGGCTGCCGACAACTGGCTGATTTGGGGAGAGACTTATGCTTCGGAAAAAGGCACATTTCTTCACTTTGGTTTGGCCCGTGATAATACCCGCTGGCAGGGTTACCTGTTCGCCGCCGATGCCGGAGAGCTGACTGATAAACTGGCCCTCAGGCTGGAGCAACTACAGGCAATGGGCTTGTTTTCAGCAGCCAATAAAGGGCTGGATATCAACAGTTTAATGTCGATGCAGCAAGTCGCCGCCAAGGATCCTGATTTACTGCTGTTGCTGGCCAAACATTATATTAATGTGCAGCACCTGGATGTGGCACTTACCTATCTGCAAAGGCTGGCCAGTCTGGATATGTCATATGCCTATAGTCCCTACCGGGCAAATGCCCAGTGGCAGATGGGGAAAATATATAAAATGCGCAGCCAACATCTACAGGCAGCCAACAGTCTCGATAGCATGTCGGCCATATTAGCCGATAGCCCGTTATGGCCGTTGAATTTTCATAATATCCAAACCAAGGCCTGGCTCGCCTATGAGCAAACCGATTATGACACTATGCTCAAAACCTTGGAGCAGGGCATAACCCTTGGCCGCAAGCAGGGGGATGCGCTGACCCTGTTTGAATTACACATTATGTATTCTATCCTGGCGCAAAAATCGGGAGATGATCATAAAAAGTATCATCATCTCAACGAGGCGCAGGCTTTATTGTTAAAGCATCAGCTTGATGATTCAAATTTGGCGGTGGTTTATTATCATTTCGCTTTGTTTACCGAAGACAATACCAAGGCCATTCCTTATCTGGAGCGGATATTAACCTTGCCGCGCAGCTCTCAAAATTACTGGGTGCTGGATCACGCTTTTGAAATGCTGGTCAATCACCATATAGAACAGCAAGACTTTTCTGCAGCCCTTGCGCTGTTTGTAGGGCACAGCGAACGTCCAAAAAGCTTAGTGTTAAAAGCCAAAGTCTTTCAGGCCCGGGAAAAACTGCTTGAAGCAAAGCCGTTGTTGCAAAAAGCGTTTGAACTGGCGCGGTTAGAATATGATATTGGCACCGGGATACAGGCTGCCCTGATGTTATATCAAGTTTCCAGCGGGCAGCCTAAAGTGCGTGCCGAGTATCTGGCTTATTTAGAAAGCAATGCTAAACCTGACTGGCTAAAACGCCATAGTGTTATTTTAGCCAGCGAAACAGCCCCTTAA
- the recN gene encoding DNA repair protein RecN, which translates to MLLHLNIQNFAIVRSLDIDWNHGMTTITGETGAGKSIAIDALGLCLGERALTNVVRPGCKKAELSAVFGVLANPAANKWLKQHDLNTEDECILRRVVSAEGRSRAYINGSQVPLAQLKELGQLLINIHGQHDHQQIIKATEQRRMLDDYAGHPHLMDDVKYHHQKWRELTAELKQLQENKLQRDAKQQLLQYQVSELDEFALQPQEFETLEADYKRYSNSQHLLNETLMSLQQLSDNEEFNVLDSLRRSCDSLSALTSVDNSLSGIAKVLEEAQIQIDDACNDLRQYYDRLELDPETFHFLEERYSQAIQLAKKHQLAPEDLPEFHSRLARELANISSDESRLSAMGEEIEKARQSYLDAARVLSDSRQKQAKKLSSLISTSMQELNMPHGEFQVQLEQNPGEQLSVHGIDEISFLVSINPGQPLEAMNKVASGGELSRISLAMQVILADKVVTPSLIFDEVDVGISGPTASMVGSKLQQLAKNTQVICVTHLPQVASKGHQQLFVAKLTDGEHTETKVTELSEPARVKEIARLLAGDKITEHSLANAQELLAG; encoded by the coding sequence ATGCTTTTACATTTAAACATTCAAAATTTTGCCATTGTCCGTTCACTGGACATCGACTGGAATCACGGCATGACCACGATCACGGGTGAAACCGGTGCCGGTAAATCTATCGCCATCGACGCCCTGGGATTATGTTTAGGTGAGCGGGCATTAACTAATGTGGTTCGCCCCGGCTGTAAAAAAGCCGAATTGTCGGCGGTATTTGGCGTTTTAGCCAACCCGGCGGCAAATAAGTGGCTTAAACAACACGACCTCAACACCGAGGATGAATGTATTCTACGCCGGGTAGTTTCCGCCGAAGGCAGATCCCGCGCATATATCAATGGCAGCCAAGTTCCCCTCGCCCAGTTAAAAGAACTGGGACAACTGCTGATCAATATCCACGGCCAGCACGACCACCAGCAAATAATTAAAGCGACAGAGCAGCGCCGTATGCTCGACGACTATGCCGGCCACCCACACCTGATGGACGATGTAAAATATCACCACCAGAAATGGCGGGAGCTGACCGCAGAGCTTAAACAGTTGCAGGAAAATAAATTGCAGCGCGATGCCAAACAGCAACTGCTGCAATACCAGGTCAGCGAACTTGATGAATTTGCCCTGCAACCACAAGAATTTGAAACCCTGGAAGCCGACTATAAACGCTACAGCAATTCCCAGCACCTGCTCAACGAAACCCTGATGTCATTGCAGCAGCTAAGCGATAACGAAGAGTTTAATGTCTTAGATTCCCTCAGACGCAGCTGCGACAGCCTGAGCGCTTTAACCAGTGTCGATAACAGCTTAAGCGGTATTGCCAAAGTGCTTGAAGAAGCGCAAATCCAGATCGACGATGCCTGCAACGACCTGCGCCAATACTACGACCGCCTGGAGCTGGACCCGGAAACCTTCCATTTTCTCGAAGAAAGATATTCCCAGGCGATACAGCTGGCGAAAAAGCATCAGCTGGCGCCGGAAGATCTGCCTGAATTTCACAGCCGGTTGGCCCGTGAGCTTGCCAATATCAGCTCAGACGAGTCCAGGTTAAGTGCCATGGGAGAAGAAATAGAAAAAGCCCGCCAGAGCTATCTAGATGCCGCCCGGGTATTATCGGACTCCAGACAAAAGCAGGCGAAAAAACTCAGCAGCCTGATCAGCACCAGTATGCAGGAGCTGAACATGCCCCACGGTGAATTTCAGGTACAACTTGAACAAAACCCGGGCGAGCAGCTGTCGGTACACGGCATAGACGAGATCAGCTTTTTAGTGAGTATCAACCCCGGCCAGCCGTTGGAAGCCATGAACAAAGTTGCCTCCGGTGGTGAGCTTTCCCGGATAAGTTTGGCCATGCAGGTCATACTGGCCGATAAGGTCGTCACCCCCAGCCTGATCTTTGATGAAGTCGATGTCGGCATCAGCGGCCCGACCGCTTCCATGGTTGGCTCAAAACTACAACAACTGGCGAAAAATACCCAGGTTATCTGTGTTACCCACTTGCCGCAAGTGGCCAGCAAGGGCCATCAACAGCTGTTTGTGGCGAAGTTAACCGACGGCGAACACACAGAAACAAAAGTTACGGAACTTAGCGAACCGGCACGCGTCAAAGAAATTGCCCGTTTACTTGCCGGCGATAAAATTACCGAACACAGTCTGGCGAATGCACAAGAGCTGTTGGCGGGATAA